A stretch of the Bradyrhizobium arachidis genome encodes the following:
- the uxuA gene encoding mannonate dehydratase, with translation MMLEGWRWYGPNDPVSLDDVRQAGATDIVSALHQVPIGEAWTRKAVEERKNFIEHGQPGRSPLTWSVVESIPIPDDVKRLGGKATRSIEAWIASLEAVAAAGIKVICYNFMPVVDWCRTDLEWELPNGARAMRFDQDRFAAFELHILKRPTAPQEYSPEQQARAKERFDKMSQADVDYLVMAIASALPGSTTEPMTIPQFRDRLEQYRDITPKVLRQHLAEFLGRVAPVAEQLGVSLTLHPDDPPRPLFGLPRVASTADDYQALFDAVPSKANGICLCTGSLGVRADNDLPAMAERFGPRIAFAHLRATKREADSLSFYESDHLDGDVDMIAVLKALLKENARREPGKKIVFRPDHGHRMLDDLAATKRTNPGYTAIGRLRGLAELRGAIRAIEHH, from the coding sequence ATGATGCTCGAGGGATGGCGCTGGTACGGCCCCAACGATCCCGTTTCGCTCGACGATGTCAGGCAGGCGGGTGCGACCGACATCGTGTCGGCGTTGCACCAGGTGCCGATCGGCGAAGCCTGGACCCGCAAGGCGGTCGAGGAGCGCAAGAATTTCATCGAGCATGGCCAGCCCGGTCGCTCGCCGCTGACATGGTCCGTCGTCGAGTCGATCCCGATCCCCGACGACGTCAAGCGTCTCGGGGGCAAGGCGACGCGCTCGATCGAGGCCTGGATCGCGAGCCTGGAGGCGGTTGCCGCCGCCGGCATCAAGGTCATCTGCTACAACTTCATGCCCGTGGTCGACTGGTGCCGCACCGATCTCGAATGGGAGTTGCCGAACGGGGCGCGGGCGATGCGCTTCGACCAGGACCGCTTTGCGGCGTTCGAGCTGCACATCCTCAAGCGCCCCACCGCGCCGCAGGAGTATTCGCCTGAACAGCAGGCGCGCGCGAAAGAGCGCTTCGACAAGATGAGCCAGGCCGACGTCGACTATCTCGTCATGGCCATCGCCAGCGCCCTGCCGGGCTCGACCACCGAGCCGATGACCATCCCGCAATTCCGCGACCGGCTCGAACAGTACCGCGACATCACGCCAAAGGTCCTGCGCCAGCACCTCGCCGAATTCCTGGGCCGCGTGGCGCCGGTCGCCGAACAGCTCGGCGTGTCGCTGACGCTGCATCCCGACGATCCGCCGCGTCCGTTGTTCGGCTTGCCGCGCGTCGCTTCCACTGCCGATGACTATCAGGCGCTGTTCGATGCCGTGCCGTCGAAGGCCAACGGCATCTGCCTGTGCACGGGATCACTGGGCGTCCGTGCCGACAACGACCTGCCGGCGATGGCCGAGCGTTTTGGCCCGCGCATTGCGTTTGCGCATCTGCGCGCGACCAAGCGCGAGGCTGACAGCCTGTCCTTCTATGAGTCGGACCATCTCGACGGCGACGTCGACATGATCGCGGTGCTCAAGGCGCTGCTGAAGGAAAACGCGCGGCGCGAGCCGGGCAAGAAAATCGTGTTCCGACCCGATCACGGGCACCGCATGCTCGACGACCTCGCCGCGACCAAGCGGACAAACCCCGGCTATACCGCGATCGGCCGTTTGCGTGGCCTCGCCGAACTCCGCGGTGCGATCCGCGCGATCGAGCACCACTAG
- a CDS encoding TetR/AcrR family transcriptional regulator, with amino-acid sequence MLERMPPIPKRTNDPERTKRDIIEVATQEFASEGYSGARVDAIAARTRTSKRMIYYYFGGKEQLYLAVLAEAYRSIRALEDQLDIERCDAREGLRRLIEATFDHDERNPSFIRLVSIENIHHGKHLKQNPQLRQLNASVITTLDKILQRGRTDGSFRDDVDAIDLHLAISSYCFFRVANRHTFGALFDRDLSEPKVLAKSRQQIVDMILAWLSAAPRRRPGESQDL; translated from the coding sequence ATGCTCGAGCGCATGCCGCCAATACCAAAGCGCACCAACGACCCCGAGCGCACCAAGCGCGACATCATTGAAGTGGCGACCCAGGAATTCGCCTCCGAGGGCTATTCCGGCGCCAGGGTCGATGCCATCGCCGCGCGGACCCGCACGTCCAAGCGGATGATCTACTATTACTTCGGCGGCAAGGAGCAGCTCTACCTCGCGGTGCTGGCGGAGGCCTATCGCAGCATCCGCGCACTGGAGGACCAGCTCGACATCGAACGCTGTGATGCGCGCGAGGGGCTGCGCCGCCTGATCGAGGCGACCTTCGACCACGACGAGCGCAACCCGAGCTTCATCCGCCTCGTCAGCATCGAGAACATCCACCATGGCAAGCATCTGAAGCAGAACCCGCAACTGCGCCAGCTCAATGCCAGCGTGATCACGACGCTCGACAAGATCCTGCAGCGCGGACGGACGGACGGCAGCTTCCGCGACGACGTCGACGCCATCGATCTGCATCTTGCGATCAGCTCCTACTGCTTCTTCCGCGTCGCCAATCGCCACACCTTCGGCGCTCTGTTCGATCGCGACCTCAGCGAGCCAAAAGTGCTGGCGAAGAGCCGGCAGCAGATCGTCGACATGATTTTGGCGTGGCTGTCGGCGGCGCCTCGGCGTCGTCCTGGCGAAAGCCAGGACCTATAA
- a CDS encoding L-idonate 5-dehydrogenase has translation MTSVALAATLFGPEDLRMIEHPLEKLGDGMVRIRFGAGGICGSDMHYFRHARTGDFVVKSPLVLGHEISGEVVEIAGAAPNLKVGDRVAVNPSRWCGHCVACREGRPNLCENIFFMGSASKTPHMQGGFANYFDAIPAQCVKIPDHVSYQAAALAEPLAVCLHAVARAGDINGKRGIIFGAGPIGLLTMLAARRAGMADITVADIAPAPLAFATRLGASHVENVSGGEDGLKAQAAARPYDVAFEVSGTAAGLASAIGIIRRGGIVVQIGNLPGGQIPVPANAVMAKEIDLRGSFRFGFEFMNAVELIGNGSVDVLSLVTAERPLATAPDALRLALDRSQSVKVVLTAL, from the coding sequence ATGACCTCTGTTGCTCTCGCCGCTACCCTGTTCGGTCCCGAAGATCTCCGCATGATCGAGCATCCGCTCGAGAAGCTTGGCGATGGCATGGTGCGCATCCGCTTTGGTGCCGGCGGCATCTGCGGTTCAGACATGCACTACTTCCGCCACGCCCGCACCGGCGATTTCGTGGTGAAGTCGCCGCTGGTGCTCGGCCATGAGATTTCCGGCGAGGTCGTGGAGATCGCGGGCGCGGCACCGAACCTGAAGGTCGGCGACCGCGTTGCCGTCAACCCGTCGCGCTGGTGCGGCCATTGCGTCGCCTGCCGCGAGGGCCGGCCGAACCTCTGCGAAAACATCTTCTTCATGGGCTCGGCGTCGAAGACCCCGCATATGCAGGGCGGCTTTGCCAACTATTTTGACGCCATCCCCGCGCAATGCGTGAAAATTCCTGACCATGTCTCCTACCAGGCGGCCGCGCTCGCCGAACCGCTCGCCGTCTGCCTGCATGCCGTGGCGCGCGCCGGTGATATCAATGGCAAGCGCGGCATCATCTTTGGCGCAGGGCCGATCGGGCTTCTCACCATGCTCGCGGCGCGCCGGGCCGGCATGGCCGACATCACGGTGGCGGACATCGCGCCGGCGCCGCTCGCTTTCGCGACCCGGCTTGGCGCCTCGCATGTCGAGAACGTCTCCGGCGGGGAAGACGGACTGAAGGCGCAAGCCGCTGCGCGTCCATACGATGTCGCTTTCGAAGTTTCGGGCACGGCGGCAGGCCTTGCCAGCGCGATCGGCATCATCAGGCGCGGGGGCATCGTCGTGCAGATCGGCAATCTGCCGGGCGGGCAGATCCCGGTGCCGGCGAACGCCGTCATGGCCAAGGAGATCGATCTCAGGGGCTCGTTCCGCTTCGGCTTCGAGTTCATGAACGCAGTGGAGCTGATCGGCAATGGCAGCGTCGACGTGCTGTCGCTGGTGACGGCCGAGCGTCCGCTCGCCACCGCACCCGATGCGTTGCGCCTGGCGCTCGACCGTTCGCAAAGCGTCAAGGTCGTGCTGACCGCGCTTTAG